The window CGTTCTCGATGCCGACCGCGTCCCACAGCGTCAGCCTCTCGTCGCGGATCCGCGCCACGAGCTCCTTGCTCGCCAGGAACGCTGCCGTCGCGCCCCGGGCGGCAGCGGCGGCGGCCTCCGCGGTCGCCGACACCACCTCGTCGTCGGGGAACACGCGGGAGAACAGGCCCGACTGCACGGCCTCGGTTCCGCTCATCAGGCGCCCGGTATAGATGAGGTCGAGCGTCTTGTGCGCGCCGAGCCGGTCGAGGAACAGCGCGTGACCACCGGAGTCGAGCGTGGCCCCCAGGGCCGCGAACGGGGAGCCGATCTTCGCGGACTCGCCCACGTACACCACGTCGGTCGCGATCAGCAGTCCGAGTCCGACGCCCAGACAGGCCCCGTGCGCGACCGCGAACGTCGGTGCGGGGAACCGCGCCATGCGCTGCAGCAGCGGGGTCACCGCGCCGCCGAGGTAGCCGAGCACGTCGTCGTCGCGCGGGTCGACCGCCGAGATGTCGCGACCGGCGCAGAACGCCCTGCCCTCGCCGCGCAGGACGAGCGCCCGCACCCCGGCGTCCTCCGCGGCGTCGTAGGCGGCATCGAGCTCGTCGAGCGCGGTCTCGTCGAGGGCGTTGAGCTTCGCGGGCGCGTTCAGGACGACCGTGGCGACGTCG of the Microbacterium sufflavum genome contains:
- a CDS encoding enoyl-CoA hydratase/isomerase family protein, which gives rise to MIDLTVADDVATVVLNAPAKLNALDETALDELDAAYDAAEDAGVRALVLRGEGRAFCAGRDISAVDPRDDDVLGYLGGAVTPLLQRMARFPAPTFAVAHGACLGVGLGLLIATDVVYVGESAKIGSPFAALGATLDSGGHALFLDRLGAHKTLDLIYTGRLMSGTEAVQSGLFSRVFPDDEVVSATAEAAAAAARGATAAFLASKELVARIRDERLTLWDAVGIENAAQAALCDTDDYREGFAAFQEKRRPQFRGR